A stretch of the Amycolatopsis sp. BJA-103 genome encodes the following:
- a CDS encoding putative quinol monooxygenase: MIFITAKFRVRPEHADRWPEIARDFTEATRAEPGCLWYDWSRSLEDPNEYVLVEAFRDDDAGAAHVGSEHFRAAQRELPPYLAETPRIINAKIDQDGWSELGELAVE, from the coding sequence ATGATCTTCATCACGGCGAAGTTCCGGGTTCGTCCCGAACACGCGGACCGGTGGCCGGAAATCGCGCGCGACTTCACCGAGGCGACCCGCGCCGAGCCCGGTTGTCTTTGGTACGACTGGTCCCGCAGCCTCGAAGACCCGAACGAGTACGTTCTCGTCGAGGCCTTCCGGGACGACGACGCGGGCGCGGCCCACGTCGGTTCGGAGCATTTCCGCGCGGCTCAGCGCGAGCTGCCGCCGTACCTGGCCGAGACGCCGCGGATCATCAACGCGAAGATCGACCAGGACGGCTGGTCGGAACTGGGCGAGCTGGCCGTCGAGTAG
- a CDS encoding DUF1206 domain-containing protein codes for MPATKARQVRHNKAVQVLGRIGMGCYGLVYLLIGYLAARIAFGGGGQEADGRGAVAEVGSTPVGGVLLWVLAAGLVAYGLWQALLAAVGYTWIDKRGHRVVKRVTSGVRCAVGISLGVYAARLAAGAGEQGSGDQKQQELTARLLSLPAGPFLVIVAAVIVLGVAVASVVNGVRRNFVKDLDLSSLPSGTQRWVERLGRIGYIARGLVFGVIAVLLGYAAVSHDPSRSGGLDAALRTLADQPFGTVLLSVVALGVASFGAYCVGAARAQRG; via the coding sequence ATGCCCGCGACCAAGGCGAGACAGGTGCGCCACAACAAGGCCGTCCAAGTGCTCGGGCGGATCGGGATGGGGTGCTACGGACTGGTGTACCTGCTCATCGGGTACCTGGCGGCACGCATCGCCTTCGGCGGTGGCGGTCAGGAGGCCGACGGACGCGGCGCGGTCGCCGAGGTCGGTTCGACCCCGGTGGGCGGCGTGCTGTTGTGGGTACTGGCGGCCGGTTTGGTGGCGTACGGCCTGTGGCAGGCCCTGCTGGCCGCGGTCGGGTACACGTGGATCGACAAACGAGGACACCGCGTCGTCAAGCGGGTGACGTCCGGAGTTCGTTGCGCGGTGGGGATTTCGCTGGGGGTGTACGCGGCCCGGCTCGCGGCGGGCGCGGGAGAACAGGGCAGCGGTGACCAGAAACAGCAGGAGCTCACCGCGCGGCTCCTGAGCTTGCCCGCCGGTCCGTTCCTGGTGATCGTGGCGGCCGTCATCGTGCTCGGTGTCGCGGTGGCCTCGGTGGTGAACGGTGTGCGCCGGAACTTCGTGAAGGATCTCGACCTCTCGTCGCTGCCGTCGGGAACACAGCGTTGGGTCGAACGGCTCGGACGAATCGGTTATATCGCGAGGGGACTCGTCTTCGGCGTGATCGCGGTGCTCCTCGGCTACGCGGCGGTCTCGCACGACCCGTCCCGCTCCGGCGGGCTCGACGCGGCCTTGCGCACGCTGGCCGATCAGCCGTTCGGCACGGTGCTGCTCAGCGTGGTGGCCCTCGGGGTCGCCTCGTTCGGCGCGTACTGCGTCGGCGCGGCGCGGGCGCAGCGCGGCTGA
- a CDS encoding polyketide cyclase — protein sequence MIEENVTAKLTVAAPVTRVFEVLADPTTHSAIDGTGWVQEAADREPLTETGQIFRMDMYHDNHPDGDYRVINKVEVLEPPRAIGWLTGTEKDGGHLEFGGWIWRYDLAPLGPSGTEVTLTYDWSAVLPHVREYIHFPPFGPDHLTNSLRHLATLTEGAS from the coding sequence ATGATCGAAGAGAACGTAACCGCCAAGCTGACCGTCGCCGCGCCTGTCACCAGGGTGTTCGAGGTGCTCGCGGATCCGACGACCCATTCCGCGATCGACGGCACCGGCTGGGTTCAGGAGGCCGCCGACCGGGAGCCGCTGACCGAGACCGGGCAGATCTTCCGGATGGACATGTATCACGACAACCATCCGGACGGTGACTACCGAGTGATCAACAAGGTCGAAGTGCTGGAACCGCCGCGTGCCATCGGCTGGCTGACGGGGACGGAGAAGGACGGCGGCCACCTGGAGTTCGGCGGCTGGATCTGGCGGTACGACCTGGCGCCGCTCGGCCCGTCCGGGACCGAGGTCACGCTCACCTACGACTGGTCGGCCGTGCTGCCGCACGTCCGGGAGTACATCCATTTCCCGCCGTTCGGCCCGGATCACCTCACCAACTCGCTGCGCCACCTGGCCACCCTCACCGAAGGAGCATCATGA
- a CDS encoding BPL-N domain-containing protein produces the protein MPGIDRRRLLFGILPAAALAAAGCARSDAFPETRREPAKPPLALIYNGPQGCSDCAPAVATLLRKAPRPFEVEYVGPGDLTAAALAGAALYVQPGGGADLERTWRDLRGSAEVVRAWVREGGSYLGLCFGAYLAGRGPGFDLLPGDTDAYAGSPGSSVPDDRDTVVRVDWRGKPRHMYFQDGPAMLLDSGADATVLATYDNGTAAVVVAPYGKGRVGVSGPHPEADESWYADKGLTNPDGVRFDLAYELIDATAGRP, from the coding sequence ATGCCAGGTATCGATCGTCGCCGGCTGCTCTTCGGCATCCTCCCCGCCGCCGCGTTGGCGGCCGCGGGGTGTGCCCGATCGGACGCTTTTCCGGAAACCCGGCGGGAGCCCGCGAAACCGCCCCTCGCGCTGATCTACAACGGTCCGCAGGGGTGCTCCGACTGCGCGCCGGCGGTGGCCACTCTGTTGCGCAAAGCGCCACGGCCGTTCGAAGTCGAGTACGTGGGTCCCGGTGACCTGACCGCCGCCGCGCTGGCCGGAGCGGCGCTGTACGTCCAGCCCGGCGGCGGCGCCGACCTCGAACGAACCTGGCGAGACCTGCGCGGCTCAGCCGAGGTGGTCCGGGCCTGGGTCCGGGAGGGCGGCAGCTACCTGGGCCTGTGCTTCGGTGCCTACCTCGCCGGCCGCGGCCCGGGCTTCGATCTCCTGCCCGGCGACACCGACGCGTACGCGGGCTCCCCCGGTTCCTCGGTCCCCGACGATCGCGACACCGTCGTGCGGGTGGACTGGCGGGGCAAGCCCCGGCACATGTACTTCCAGGACGGGCCCGCCATGCTGCTGGACAGCGGAGCCGACGCCACCGTCCTGGCCACTTACGACAACGGGACGGCGGCGGTCGTCGTCGCCCCGTACGGGAAGGGACGGGTCGGCGTCAGCGGTCCCCACCCGGAGGCCGACGAATCCTGGTACGCGGACAAGGGACTGACCAACCCCGACGGGGTCCGCTTCGACCTGGCCTACGAGTTGATCGACGCGACCGCGGGACGACCGTGA
- the rlmN gene encoding 23S rRNA (adenine(2503)-C(2))-methyltransferase RlmN produces MTALPLVFDAPKRGLPPRHLADLTAAERAEAVAELGEKPFRAKQLSNHYFSRLTVNPEEMTDIPAASRDKLVGDLMPTLLTEIKALACDDGTTRKTLWRAHDGTLLESVLMRYPDRATLCISSQAGCGMACPFCATGQGGLDRNLSTAEIVDQVRSAAAVMRDGQMTGGPGRLSNIVFMGMGEPLANYKRVVAAVRRITDPSPDGLGIGQRSVTVSTVGLAPAIRKLADEKMQVRLAVSLHTPDDELRDTLVPVNERWSVDEVLSAARYYADTSGRRVSIEYALIRDINDQPWRAELLAKRLRQHLGQLVHVNVIPLNPTPGSKWDASPKPVEREFVRLVNAGGVACTVRDTRGQEIAAACGQLAAEN; encoded by the coding sequence ATGACTGCCCTCCCTCTCGTCTTCGACGCGCCCAAGCGCGGCCTCCCGCCGCGCCACCTCGCCGACCTCACCGCCGCCGAGCGGGCCGAGGCCGTCGCCGAGCTGGGTGAGAAGCCGTTCCGCGCGAAGCAGCTGTCGAACCACTACTTCTCGCGGCTCACGGTGAACCCGGAGGAGATGACCGACATCCCGGCGGCGTCCCGGGACAAGCTCGTCGGCGATCTGATGCCGACGCTGCTCACCGAAATCAAGGCTCTCGCCTGCGACGACGGCACCACCCGCAAGACCCTGTGGCGCGCGCACGACGGGACGCTGCTGGAGAGCGTGCTGATGCGCTACCCGGACCGCGCGACCCTGTGCATCTCGAGCCAGGCGGGCTGCGGCATGGCCTGTCCGTTCTGCGCGACCGGCCAGGGCGGCCTCGACCGGAACCTCTCGACCGCGGAGATCGTCGACCAGGTCCGCTCCGCCGCCGCCGTGATGCGAGACGGCCAGATGACCGGCGGCCCCGGGCGCCTGTCGAACATCGTCTTCATGGGCATGGGTGAGCCGCTGGCGAACTACAAGCGTGTGGTCGCCGCGGTCCGCCGGATCACCGATCCTTCACCCGACGGGCTGGGGATCGGCCAGCGTTCGGTGACGGTGTCGACCGTCGGCCTCGCCCCGGCCATCCGGAAGCTCGCGGACGAGAAGATGCAGGTGCGGCTGGCCGTTTCGCTGCACACGCCGGACGACGAGCTGCGGGACACGCTGGTGCCGGTGAACGAGCGCTGGTCGGTGGACGAGGTGCTGTCCGCCGCCCGGTACTACGCGGACACGTCCGGGCGCCGGGTGTCGATCGAGTACGCGTTGATCCGGGACATCAACGACCAGCCGTGGCGGGCCGAGTTGCTCGCGAAGCGTCTGCGTCAGCACCTGGGACAGCTGGTGCACGTGAACGTGATCCCGTTGAACCCGACCCCGGGCAGCAAGTGGGACGCCTCGCCGAAGCCGGTGGAGCGGGAGTTCGTCCGGCTGGTGAACGCCGGTGGGGTCGCGTGCACGGTGCGCGACACGCGTGGCCAGGAAATCGCGGCGGCCTGCGGGCAGCTCGCCGCCGAGAACTGA
- a CDS encoding PadR family transcriptional regulator, with protein MRGRPFPPEHGRPAFGPWARGGFGEFPPPPGWGPGGPGHRHRHGRRGGPGGRRGKRGDVRAAILALLSEQPRHGYEIIREIGERSGGFWKPSPGSVYPTLQMLADEGLVTSKDEGGKKLFELTESGRAAAEQQDAVPPWEQIAHDVDPAEVNLRKAGATLAAAVMQVMHAGSEAQQSRAVDVLNEARRTIYGILGEADDDTAQAEAPAEDAE; from the coding sequence ATGCGAGGACGACCTTTCCCTCCAGAACACGGCCGACCCGCCTTCGGGCCCTGGGCACGCGGCGGCTTCGGCGAATTCCCCCCGCCTCCGGGATGGGGCCCCGGCGGACCCGGCCACCGGCATCGCCACGGCCGTCGCGGTGGCCCCGGCGGACGGCGCGGCAAGCGCGGTGACGTCCGCGCCGCGATCCTCGCGCTGCTTTCCGAGCAGCCGAGGCACGGCTACGAGATCATCCGCGAGATCGGCGAACGCAGCGGCGGCTTCTGGAAGCCGAGCCCCGGCTCGGTCTACCCGACGCTGCAGATGCTGGCCGACGAAGGCCTGGTGACCAGCAAGGACGAGGGCGGCAAGAAGCTGTTCGAACTCACCGAGTCCGGTCGCGCCGCGGCCGAACAGCAGGACGCCGTCCCGCCGTGGGAGCAGATCGCCCACGACGTCGACCCGGCCGAGGTGAACCTGCGCAAGGCGGGGGCGACCCTGGCCGCCGCGGTCATGCAGGTCATGCACGCCGGCAGCGAGGCACAGCAGTCCCGCGCCGTCGACGTGCTCAACGAGGCACGCCGGACGATCTACGGCATCCTCGGCGAGGCCGACGACGACACCGCTCAGGCCGAGGCGCCCGCCGAGGACGCGGAGTGA
- a CDS encoding class I SAM-dependent methyltransferase — MRWFPRAVSSFRRGGDEVLPSPNIWYYQKAYEVENRAQDVDDEIWRVLAGRRDWSGADVLDLGCGDGFHLPRFAETARSVLGIEPHEPLVRAARLRVGELPNVEVRQGRAQRLPVPDAAFDVVHARTAYFFGPGCEPGLREAERVLRPGGTLMIVDLDVTSEPYGRWMRLDLPHYDPPGVEKFFARQGFDCRKVMTRWEFEDAAAMEAVLKIEFSAPVAAKAIAEVRRLNEVSSGAGEARMTLPVGYRVHTRTKPTGLVVPGHSASSAGASA, encoded by the coding sequence GTGCGCTGGTTTCCCCGAGCTGTCTCCTCTTTTCGCCGCGGCGGCGACGAAGTACTGCCGAGTCCGAACATTTGGTACTACCAAAAGGCGTACGAGGTCGAGAACCGCGCGCAGGACGTCGATGACGAGATTTGGCGGGTGCTCGCCGGGCGCCGCGACTGGTCCGGGGCGGACGTGCTCGACCTCGGCTGCGGTGACGGATTCCACTTGCCGCGCTTCGCGGAGACGGCGCGGTCGGTGCTCGGGATCGAACCCCACGAGCCGCTCGTGCGCGCCGCCCGGCTTCGCGTCGGCGAACTGCCGAACGTCGAAGTACGGCAGGGCCGGGCGCAGCGGCTTCCGGTGCCGGACGCGGCTTTCGACGTCGTCCACGCGCGGACGGCCTACTTCTTCGGTCCCGGCTGTGAGCCCGGCCTTCGTGAGGCGGAGCGGGTGCTGCGGCCCGGCGGGACCTTGATGATCGTGGATCTCGACGTGACGAGTGAGCCCTACGGCCGCTGGATGCGGCTGGATCTGCCGCATTACGACCCGCCCGGCGTCGAAAAGTTCTTCGCCCGTCAGGGATTCGACTGCCGCAAGGTGATGACGCGGTGGGAGTTCGAAGACGCCGCCGCGATGGAGGCGGTGCTGAAGATCGAGTTCAGCGCCCCTGTCGCGGCGAAGGCGATCGCGGAGGTCCGGCGCCTCAACGAGGTTTCGTCAGGCGCCGGCGAAGCGCGGATGACGTTGCCGGTGGGCTATCGCGTGCATACGCGCACCAAGCCCACCGGCCTCGTCGTGCCAGGTCACTCCGCGTCCTCGGCGGGCGCCTCGGCCTGA
- a CDS encoding VOC family protein, with product MSLGSAAHTSVIPSGIPCWIELACRDEAATQAFYSGLFDWEFTVQRDPATPNGRYSIATLNGVPTGGLYRSGTDGPSGWSVHISVPQAAAAAEWVDSLGGRVTLGPMTIPHRGNIVHAVDACGAHVVFWEPPATWEFATGVPNTFSGADLNTHDGAAADHFYCRLFNYTSHQIGDGTSLDYAEWLIEHEPVLYRYVMGSEYRADTPPHWMVYLELDPARGADAAAGQALMLGGAVVVQPYDTPYGRMAILADPDGSVFAVIDHSRAIEGWGSAEVDDPYDD from the coding sequence ATGTCGCTTGGCTCGGCCGCTCACACTTCCGTCATCCCGTCAGGAATCCCGTGCTGGATCGAACTCGCGTGCAGAGACGAAGCGGCCACACAAGCCTTCTACAGCGGACTTTTCGACTGGGAGTTCACCGTTCAGCGTGATCCGGCGACGCCGAACGGCCGGTACTCGATCGCGACGCTGAACGGCGTCCCGACCGGTGGTCTGTACCGCTCGGGCACGGACGGGCCGTCCGGCTGGAGCGTGCACATCTCGGTGCCGCAGGCGGCCGCGGCCGCCGAATGGGTGGACAGTCTCGGTGGCCGGGTCACCCTCGGGCCGATGACGATTCCCCACCGCGGCAACATCGTCCACGCCGTCGACGCGTGCGGCGCGCACGTCGTCTTCTGGGAACCGCCCGCCACCTGGGAGTTCGCGACGGGGGTGCCCAACACCTTCAGCGGCGCGGATCTCAACACCCACGACGGCGCGGCAGCGGATCACTTCTACTGCCGCCTCTTCAACTACACCAGCCACCAGATCGGCGACGGCACCTCGCTCGACTACGCCGAATGGCTCATCGAGCACGAACCGGTGCTGTACCGGTACGTGATGGGCTCGGAATACCGGGCGGACACTCCCCCGCACTGGATGGTCTACCTCGAGCTCGATCCGGCCCGGGGCGCGGACGCCGCAGCAGGGCAGGCCTTGATGCTCGGCGGCGCCGTCGTGGTCCAGCCCTACGACACCCCGTACGGCCGGATGGCGATCCTCGCCGATCCGGACGGTTCGGTGTTCGCCGTGATCGACCACTCCCGGGCCATCGAGGGCTGGGGCAGCGCCGAAGTCGACGATCCTTACGACGACTGA
- a CDS encoding carboxylesterase/lipase family protein: MSKRLLTLALSVVTLGALTATVAEAGESPVVRTDSGSVRGVSTGEYRSFQGIPFAAPPVGDLRWAPPKRPEPWTAVRDASKPGPRCAQAPGLGSAPSDSEDCLYLNVISPAEPAHRPRPVMVWVHGGGFTSGAGSDYDFKRMALGGDVVVVSVNYRLGVFGFFGHPELGRDSGAFGLEDQQAALRWVQRNARAFGGDPRNVTLFGESAGAMSTCAQLASPSAAGLFHRAIIQSGPCTLTWPDGGFLPGVPAGSPFLPRADVEAMGADAAKKLGCADVACLRRLPVKDLVNQPLGTPAFHTGLLPEHPATALKTGHFARVPVLTGVTRDEARLLVALYPGQPFTEEHYQELLRTAFKDKAPLVAAEYPSAKHGSPAMAFADAMTDRTWGCPQAGTERLLRERTRTYGYEFADRDAPPLAPMPTGMRPGASHGSELAYLSDMTASPGKLTPAQQKLAAQMIQYWTGFARTGNPNGEDLPKWRPTPKTQSLAPGEIGPADLATVHNCGFWSGL; this comes from the coding sequence ATGAGTAAGCGACTTCTGACCTTGGCACTGAGCGTCGTGACGCTCGGAGCCCTGACGGCGACCGTGGCGGAGGCGGGCGAAAGCCCGGTCGTCCGCACGGATTCCGGTTCCGTTCGCGGGGTGAGTACCGGCGAATACCGGAGTTTCCAAGGCATTCCGTTCGCCGCGCCACCGGTCGGCGACCTGCGCTGGGCGCCACCGAAGAGACCCGAACCGTGGACCGCCGTGCGGGACGCGAGCAAGCCAGGGCCCCGGTGCGCGCAGGCGCCGGGCCTCGGCTCGGCACCGAGCGACAGCGAAGATTGCCTGTATCTCAACGTGATCAGCCCGGCCGAACCGGCGCATCGACCGCGGCCGGTGATGGTCTGGGTGCACGGCGGCGGTTTCACCTCCGGCGCGGGCAGTGACTACGACTTCAAGCGGATGGCCCTCGGCGGGGACGTCGTCGTGGTCTCCGTGAACTACCGGCTGGGCGTGTTCGGCTTCTTCGGCCACCCCGAGCTCGGCCGCGACTCGGGCGCCTTCGGGCTCGAAGACCAGCAAGCCGCACTTCGCTGGGTGCAGCGCAACGCGCGCGCGTTCGGCGGCGATCCCCGGAACGTGACCCTGTTCGGGGAATCGGCCGGCGCGATGAGCACCTGCGCCCAGCTGGCGTCCCCGTCCGCCGCGGGACTGTTCCACCGCGCGATCATCCAGAGCGGTCCGTGCACCCTGACCTGGCCCGACGGCGGGTTCTTACCCGGTGTGCCCGCGGGATCGCCGTTCCTGCCCCGCGCCGACGTCGAGGCCATGGGAGCCGACGCCGCGAAGAAGCTGGGCTGCGCCGACGTCGCCTGTCTCCGGCGGCTTCCGGTCAAGGACCTGGTGAACCAGCCGCTCGGGACGCCCGCGTTCCATACCGGCCTGCTGCCCGAGCATCCGGCGACCGCCCTGAAGACCGGGCATTTCGCCCGCGTGCCGGTGCTGACCGGGGTCACCAGGGACGAGGCCAGGTTGCTCGTCGCCCTGTATCCCGGGCAGCCGTTCACCGAGGAGCATTACCAGGAACTGCTGCGCACCGCGTTCAAGGACAAGGCGCCGCTCGTCGCCGCCGAGTACCCGTCGGCGAAGCACGGCAGCCCGGCGATGGCGTTCGCGGACGCCATGACCGACCGGACCTGGGGCTGCCCTCAGGCCGGGACCGAGCGCTTGCTGCGCGAGCGCACCCGGACTTACGGCTACGAGTTCGCCGATCGGGACGCTCCGCCGCTCGCCCCTATGCCGACCGGAATGCGTCCCGGCGCTTCTCACGGATCCGAATTGGCGTATTTGTCTGATATGACCGCGTCTCCGGGGAAATTGACTCCGGCGCAACAGAAGCTCGCGGCGCAAATGATTCAGTACTGGACCGGATTCGCGCGGACCGGGAATCCGAACGGGGAAGACCTGCCGAAGTGGCGTCCCACGCCGAAGACGCAGTCGCTCGCGCCGGGCGAGATCGGCCCGGCCGACCTCGCGACGGTGCACAACTGCGGATTCTGGTCGGGTCTCTGA
- a CDS encoding phosphatidate cytidylyltransferase: MSQVSEEREDRVDNPEPVPATAPDFETVPEPAQKVSRAGRNLPAAIGVGLLLGAAIVTSLLTVRFLFIGIIAIAIAVGTIELAGALKRAAGIQIALVPVLVGGQAMIWLAWPYGREGALTAFVLTVLVCLLWRLPGGADGYLRDISASVFAVAYIPLFGAFAAMLVPPEDGVGRVLAFMIGVVASDTGGYIAGVLGGKHPMAPTISPKKTWEGFAGSLVAGVVAGALTLSLLLEGHAWQGVLFGAAIVCTATLGDLVESLIKRDLGVKDMGNMLPGHGGLMDRLDSLLPSAVVSWLLLSAFVPV, encoded by the coding sequence ATGAGCCAGGTGAGCGAGGAACGCGAGGACCGGGTGGACAACCCGGAACCGGTTCCGGCCACAGCGCCGGATTTTGAAACCGTGCCGGAACCGGCGCAGAAGGTTTCCCGCGCCGGCCGCAACCTGCCCGCCGCGATCGGGGTCGGGCTGCTGCTGGGGGCGGCGATCGTCACGTCCCTGCTCACCGTGCGCTTTTTGTTCATCGGCATCATCGCGATCGCCATCGCGGTCGGCACGATCGAGCTCGCAGGCGCGCTGAAGCGGGCCGCGGGCATCCAGATCGCGCTGGTCCCGGTGCTCGTGGGCGGTCAGGCGATGATCTGGCTGGCGTGGCCGTACGGTCGCGAGGGCGCGCTGACGGCGTTCGTGCTGACGGTGCTCGTCTGCCTGTTGTGGCGGTTGCCCGGCGGCGCGGACGGCTATCTGCGTGACATCAGCGCGTCGGTCTTCGCCGTCGCGTACATCCCGCTTTTCGGTGCCTTCGCCGCGATGCTCGTCCCGCCCGAGGACGGCGTCGGCCGCGTCCTGGCGTTCATGATCGGCGTCGTCGCTTCGGACACCGGCGGCTACATCGCCGGTGTGCTAGGCGGCAAGCATCCGATGGCGCCCACCATCAGCCCGAAGAAGACCTGGGAAGGCTTCGCCGGTTCGCTCGTGGCCGGTGTGGTCGCCGGCGCGCTGACCCTGAGCCTGCTGCTCGAGGGGCACGCCTGGCAGGGTGTGCTGTTCGGCGCGGCGATCGTCTGCACCGCGACACTGGGCGATCTCGTCGAGTCGCTGATCAAGCGCGACCTCGGGGTCAAGGACATGGGGAACATGCTGCCGGGGCACGGCGGGCTGATGGACCGGCTCGACTCGTTGCTCCCCTCGGCCGTCGTCTCCTGGCTCCTGCTCTCGGCGTTCGTCCCCGTCTAG
- the frr gene encoding ribosome recycling factor codes for MIDETLLDAEEKMEKAVSVAKEDLSSVRTGRAHPGMFSRVVVDYYGAPTPLNQLAGVNIPEARMALIKPYDQTSLNAIEKAIRESDLGVNPSNDGNVIRIVIPQLTEERRKEMVKVAKAKGEDARVSIRSVRRKAKEELDRIKKDGEAGEDEVVHAEKELQNLTDSYTHKVDELVKHKEAELLEV; via the coding sequence GTGATCGACGAGACCCTCCTCGACGCCGAGGAGAAGATGGAAAAAGCGGTGTCCGTCGCCAAGGAGGACCTGTCGTCGGTGCGCACCGGCCGGGCCCACCCCGGGATGTTCTCGCGCGTTGTCGTCGACTACTACGGCGCGCCGACCCCGCTGAACCAGCTGGCGGGCGTCAACATCCCCGAAGCCCGGATGGCGTTGATCAAGCCTTACGACCAGACCTCGCTCAACGCCATCGAGAAGGCGATCCGCGAGTCGGACCTCGGCGTCAACCCGAGCAACGACGGCAACGTGATCCGCATCGTCATCCCGCAGCTCACCGAAGAGCGCCGCAAGGAGATGGTGAAGGTCGCGAAGGCCAAGGGTGAGGACGCCCGCGTCTCGATCCGCAGCGTCCGCCGCAAGGCCAAGGAAGAGCTGGACCGGATCAAGAAGGACGGCGAGGCGGGCGAGGACGAGGTCGTCCACGCCGAGAAGGAACTGCAGAACCTCACCGACTCGTACACGCACAAGGTCGACGAGCTGGTGAAACACAAGGAAGCCGAGCTACTCGAGGTCTGA
- the pyrH gene encoding UMP kinase has product MGVRVEGGYRRVLLKLGGEMFGGGSIGVDPDVVHSVAQQIADVARTGVQIAVVIGGGNYFRGAELSQRGMDRDRADYMAMLGTVMNCLALQDFLEKEGLPTRVQTAITMGQVAEPYIPRRAERHLEKGRVVIFGAGVGMPYFSTDTAAAQRALELGCEAVLMAKAVDGVYTADPKSDPTAEMFHEISHREVLERDLKVADATAFSLCMDNNMPIIVFNLLTEGNIARAVSGERIGTLVDTPADGVPA; this is encoded by the coding sequence ATGGGTGTCCGGGTCGAAGGCGGATACCGGCGGGTGCTGCTGAAGCTGGGCGGCGAGATGTTCGGCGGCGGTTCCATCGGGGTTGATCCGGATGTGGTGCACTCGGTCGCTCAGCAGATCGCCGACGTCGCACGCACGGGCGTGCAGATCGCCGTCGTGATCGGCGGCGGCAACTACTTCCGCGGCGCGGAACTGTCGCAGCGCGGCATGGACCGTGACCGCGCGGACTACATGGCGATGCTCGGCACCGTCATGAACTGCCTGGCACTGCAGGACTTCCTGGAGAAGGAGGGCCTGCCCACCCGCGTGCAGACCGCCATCACCATGGGGCAGGTCGCCGAGCCGTACATCCCGCGCCGCGCCGAGCGTCACCTGGAGAAGGGCCGCGTCGTCATCTTCGGCGCCGGGGTCGGCATGCCGTACTTCTCGACCGACACCGCCGCCGCGCAGCGCGCGCTGGAACTCGGCTGTGAAGCCGTCTTGATGGCGAAGGCCGTCGACGGTGTCTACACCGCGGACCCGAAGAGCGACCCGACGGCCGAGATGTTCCACGAGATCAGCCACCGCGAGGTGCTGGAACGGGACCTCAAGGTCGCCGACGCCACCGCGTTCAGCCTGTGCATGGACAACAACATGCCGATCATCGTGTTCAATCTGCTCACCGAGGGGAACATCGCTCGCGCGGTCAGTGGTGAGAGGATCGGCACCCTGGTCGACACCCCCGCAGACGGGGTACCCGCGTAG
- the tsf gene encoding translation elongation factor Ts — protein MANYTAADVKRLRELTGAGMMNCKKALEENDGDFDKAVEFLRIKGAKDVGKRAERATAEGLVAGQDGVLIELDSETDFVAKNEDFQALAAKIVEVAKTEKTNDVEKLKAASLDGKTVDETVQEMAARIGEKLELRRVAAYEGTTATYLHRRGADLPPAVGVLIEYTGEGEAAAEAARGAAMQVAALKAKYLTREEVPAEIVENERRVAEATAREEGKPEQAMPKIIEGKVNAYYKDNVLLEQPSVKDNKKTVKALLDEAGVTVSRFARFEVGQA, from the coding sequence ATGGCGAACTACACCGCCGCAGACGTGAAGCGCCTCCGCGAGCTGACCGGCGCGGGCATGATGAACTGCAAGAAGGCGCTGGAGGAGAACGACGGCGACTTCGACAAGGCCGTCGAGTTCCTGCGCATCAAGGGCGCCAAGGACGTCGGCAAGCGCGCTGAGCGCGCCACCGCCGAGGGCCTCGTCGCGGGCCAGGACGGCGTGCTGATCGAGCTCGACTCCGAGACCGACTTCGTCGCGAAGAACGAGGACTTCCAGGCTCTCGCCGCGAAGATCGTCGAGGTCGCCAAGACCGAGAAGACGAACGACGTCGAGAAGCTGAAGGCCGCCTCGCTCGACGGCAAGACCGTCGACGAGACCGTCCAGGAGATGGCCGCGCGCATCGGCGAGAAGCTCGAGCTTCGCCGTGTCGCCGCCTACGAAGGCACCACCGCCACCTACCTGCACCGTCGCGGTGCGGACCTTCCGCCCGCCGTCGGCGTGCTCATCGAGTACACCGGTGAGGGCGAGGCCGCCGCCGAGGCCGCTCGTGGGGCCGCCATGCAGGTCGCCGCGCTCAAGGCCAAGTACCTCACGCGCGAAGAGGTCCCGGCCGAGATCGTCGAGAACGAGCGCCGCGTCGCCGAGGCGACCGCCCGCGAAGAGGGCAAGCCGGAGCAGGCCATGCCCAAGATCATCGAGGGCAAGGTCAACGCCTACTACAAGGACAACGTCCTGCTCGAGCAGCCGTCGGTCAAGGACAACAAGAAGACCGTCAAGGCCCTGCTCGACGAGGCCGGCGTGACCGTGAGCCGGTTCGCCCGGTTCGAGGTCGGCCAGGCCTGA